Within Blattabacterium cuenoti, the genomic segment AAAAATTTCTAATTCTGAAAAAATTAAAAAAAATATTAATCCAATTATAGAAATCAATCATTTTTTTTCTAAAAAAATTTATTATTTGAAACAATATGGAATAAATGATCTAATTTTAGATCCTGGATTTTGTTTTGGAAAAACATTGGAACAAAATTTTCAATTATTAAAACATTTGTCTCTATTAGGATTTGAAGATCATTTAATTTTAATTGGTGTTTCTAGAAAATCTATGATTCAAAATATTCTAAAAATTTCTTCTAAAGAATCATTAAATGCTACTTCTATCATTCATACTTTATCTCTGTTAAAGGGAGTTAAATTATTACGAGTACATGACGTAAAAGAAGCTGTAGAATGTATCAAATTAGTTCAATATTATGAAGAAATATAATTTTTTCATAAAAAAACTTAATTATTTATGAATCCATTTTTTTTATTTTATATTTTTTTTTAGAATTTCTTTCATTGATATTTTAGATATTTTTTTAGTAGCTATTATTTTATTACAAGTATATAGACTTGTTTATAACACAGCTGCTTTAAATATTTTTTATGGAATTATTGCTACTTTCATTTTTTGGAAAATAGTAGAAATGTACAAAATGAAACTTCTTAGCATAGTTATAAGTGCTTTTTTTAAAGGAGGTTTCTTAGCTTTAATTATCTTATTTCAACCAGAAATAAGAAAATTTCTTCTTATAGTTGGGAGCAGAATTTTTTTTAAAAAATTTGTTTTTTCTCTATTCGAAAAATCTGAAGTTACTTCTTCAGTAAAAACTGAAACTATAGATAGTATTGTAAAAGCTTGTGCTATTTTTTCGGGAGATAAAACAGGAGGATTGATTGTGATTCAATTACATCAGGATCTAAAAGAATTTATCCAAAATGGAGATGAAATGGATGCCAAAATTAATATTCCTATTTTAGAAAGTATTTTCTATAAAAATAGTCCGTTACATGATGGTGCTGTTGTTGTAAGAAAAAATAAAATTGTGAGAACAAGAGCTATATTACCAGTATCTTATAATAAAGAAATTCCATCTCGTTTAGGTCTTCGTCATAGAGCTGCTATTGGATTATCTGAAAAAACAGACGCAATATGTCTCGTTATTTCTGAAGAAACTGGTTATATATCTTATATAAAAGATCAAAATAGAACAGTCATTACTAACATAAATCATCTAAAAATGAAACTTGAAGAAGATTTACTTTGACTTTTTTTTTAAAATTTTAAAATACTTTGTATTTATATATAAATATTTTATATAAAAATGAACATAAAAAATTTATATAATTTATATACTATTTCTTCTGGAGTAGAAATAAATAGTAAAAAAGTAAAAAAAGGTTCTATTTTCTTTGCTTTGAAAGGAAAAAATTTTAATGGAAACCAATTTGCTAATGAAGCCATTTCAAATGGAGCAATGATGTCAATAGTAGATGATCCAAGATACACTTTTCCTTTTAAAAATATTTTTTTTGTAAAAAATACTTTGTTTTCTTTGCAAGAATTAGCAAAGTATCATAGATTACAACTTCAAAATATTCCTATTATTGCTATTACTGGAAGTAATGGAAAAACAACAACTAAAGAATTAACAGCAGCTATTTTAGCTGAAAAATATAATCTTGTTCATTCTACTAATGAAAATTTCAATAATCATATAGGAATTCCATTGACGATTCTATCTATGTCTAAAAAGACACAAATTTCTGTGATAGAAATAGGAGCTAATCATGAAAAAGAAATAGAAAAAATGTGTTCTATAATTAATCCAGACTATGGATATATAACTAATTTTGGAAAAGCTCATTTAGAAGGATTTAAAGATATGAAAGGAGTGATTCGTGGAAAATTAGAATTATACGATTTTTTAAAAAAAAATAAAAAAAAAGTTTTTGTAAATGGAGATGATCCCATTCAATTAACTAATAGTTTAGGAATGAATAGATATATTTTCTCTGAAAAATATAATTCATATGTAAATGTAAAAATTAAATATTCATGGAATCAAAAAAATTTAACATCTATTTTAGATTTGAATAATCTACAAATAGTATCCAAATTAATAGGAAACTATAATTTATACAATATAGCTTCTGCCATAACTATTGGGAATTATTTTCAAGTTTCTTTAAAAAAAATTAAAAAAGCTGTGGAAAAGTATGTTCCCAACAATTATAGATCTCAAATTTTTCAAAAAAAAAATATAAAAATTATTATGGATTGCTATAATGCCAATCCTACTAGTATGAAGAATGCTCTCACATATTTTAATAATCAAATTGAAGGTAAAAAAATAGCTATATTGGGAGATATGGATGAATTAGGTTTTTCTTCTAAAGAAGAACATCAAAAAATTATTTTTTATCTAGAAAAAAGTAATATCAACACAGTTTTTTTAATTGGAGAAATGTTTTTTCACACTACTATTAAAACTTCTGATAAAGTGAAAAAGTTTTTTAATAAAAATATTTTTATACAGTGTATAAACAATTATTGTTCTATTATTCTTAATACAGA encodes:
- a CDS encoding diadenylate cyclase, encoding MLLQVYRLVYNTAALNIFYGIIATFIFWKIVEMYKMKLLSIVISAFFKGGFLALIILFQPEIRKFLLIVGSRIFFKKFVFSLFEKSEVTSSVKTETIDSIVKACAIFSGDKTGGLIVIQLHQDLKEFIQNGDEMDAKINIPILESIFYKNSPLHDGAVVVRKNKIVRTRAILPVSYNKEIPSRLGLRHRAAIGLSEKTDAICLVISEETGYISYIKDQNRTVITNINHLKMKLEEDLL
- a CDS encoding UDP-N-acetylmuramoyl-tripeptide--D-alanyl-D-alanine ligase; this translates as MNIKNLYNLYTISSGVEINSKKVKKGSIFFALKGKNFNGNQFANEAISNGAMMSIVDDPRYTFPFKNIFFVKNTLFSLQELAKYHRLQLQNIPIIAITGSNGKTTTKELTAAILAEKYNLVHSTNENFNNHIGIPLTILSMSKKTQISVIEIGANHEKEIEKMCSIINPDYGYITNFGKAHLEGFKDMKGVIRGKLELYDFLKKNKKKVFVNGDDPIQLTNSLGMNRYIFSEKYNSYVNVKIKYSWNQKNLTSILDLNNLQIVSKLIGNYNLYNIASAITIGNYFQVSLKKIKKAVEKYVPNNYRSQIFQKKNIKIIMDCYNANPTSMKNALTYFNNQIEGKKIAILGDMDELGFSSKEEHQKIIFYLEKSNINTVFLIGEMFFHTTIKTSDKVKKFFNKNIFIQCINNYCSIILNTDYLLIKGSRKNYLESIIDLI